A region from the Fusarium musae strain F31 chromosome 1, whole genome shotgun sequence genome encodes:
- a CDS encoding hypothetical protein (BUSCO:EOG092606WZ), which yields MSRIDKLSISGVRSFSPSIREAIQFNTPLTLIVGYNGSGKTTIIECLKYATTGELPPNSKGGAFIHDPKLCGEKEVMAQVKLQFRSINDRQHVATRSLQLTVKKTTRSQKTLDCSLVVVNNGERTTTSTRQAQLDEMIPERLGVSPAILDAVIFCHQDESLWPLSEPAALKKRFDEIFEAMKYTKAIDNLKVLRKKQVEQLGKLQNDEAHNKVNKDRGDRAEKRMKALQAEIEGSRATCESISSEMEETQDKIRNIRETANSHLAIVQNLNTKREQLEYREEAVKELKATIDELPDEDGKLEGDLAHYEDRMQHLQDEADQNKAQYNDLQTELGKSRKELSAKLSEQGKHQSDKDKYERQLKIRMETIQEAAQSYGFSGFEGDLSDHHVKSFNDKLQKLLSEKKRDLERLQKENSTELDRATGVITELEGRKAARTQDRVSAKQRMGAIEKRTSVLQNESSQIDVDEGAKAVLDGQMQDLESRFQTAQKIFENADWDRQISDENDKLHQLENENDKLGRELVECTRLASERAQLDYRKKELADRKRKLDTLTSTWKPKLDKVIGSDWRPETLDSEFQALTKDQSKVVSEAQKRREQIRQKQQKVEFKLRTSKESHEKKSREAATCQQQVVNALLAVRDNATVEDYKEEIDATESQVEELRNELSLFDALVDYYTKCKRLLDTKRKCQLCDRHFDDNQAASMERLSKRIDKHLDPRGKLDTEKDLKDTAASLEKLRSVRGSYDTYERLTAELPSLREECKVAEAEFDALERQVEEQGSVLSAEEEKLKDLEDMSKTVLSIAQTVKDIAESENQVDRIMSQQMSGGITRSPDEIHELQAGLSDQMRNLKNRIAKLTADRQRTKDQLNSLELEKSELRNKISRAVGQLDKKQDLQNQIQALKEEASHQRDVIQRADEELETIEPSITEARSARDEVLRRGRAKEQVIADARDAVANSVNEMKMMDADIQDYIDHGGPSNLASNERSIATLEKTIASTEKEVTDLTVRTNKLKQDIDNGDRKKKNIKDNLNYRKNLRTIDVIRQEIAELEDRNADEDYERLQAEARMQENHYNRLLAERGSVMGSMKTKDEELGRLLQEWEMDYKDAKRKYRESHIRVETTKAAIEDLAQCSSAVDKAVMQFHSMKMAEVNRIAGELWQSTYQGTDIDTILIRSDNESNTGKRSYNYRLCMVKQDTEMDMRGRCSAGQKVLASIIIRLALAESFGVNCGLIALDEPTTNLDRDNIKSLAESLHMIIKARQAQSNFQLIVITHDEDFLRHMRCSDFCDSFFRVKRDERQNSVISRESITKIF from the exons ATGTCCAGAATCGACAAGCTTTCGATCTCGGGTGTGCGATCCTTCAGCCCCTCAATCCGTGAAGCTATCCAGTTCAATACGCCCCTTACTCTTATTGTCGGCTACAATGGATCAGGAAAGACAACAATCATTGAGTGTCTAAAATATGCCACGACCGGCGAGCTACCGCCCAACAGCAAGGGCGGCGCTTTCATTCATGACCCGAAG CTTTGTGGTGAGAAAGAGGTTATGGCTCAGGTCAAACTCCAATTTCGATCGATCAATGACCGTCAACATGTCGCTACTCGAAGTTTACAACTTACCGTCAAGAAGACCACCCGCTCTCAGAAAACCCTGGACTGCTCCCTGGTTGTAGTCAATAATGGAGAGCGGACAACAACTTCTACGCGGCAAGCTCAGCTAGATGAAATGATCCCGGAGCGCCTCGGTGTTTCTCCTGCAATCCTTGATGCTGTCATTTTCTGCCATCAAGACGAATCCCTCTGGCCATTGAGTGAGCCGGCTGCTTTGAAGAAACGGTTTGACGAGATATTTGAGGCCATGAAATATACGAAAGCCATCGACAACCTCAAGGTCCTCCGAAAGAAACAAGTCGAGCAGCTCGGCAAGCTTCAGAATGACGAGGCTCATAACAAGGTGAACAAGGATCGTGGTGACAGGgccgagaagaggatgaaagcTCTGCAAGCCGAAATTGAGGGATCTCGAGCAACTTGTGAATCGATCAGTTCTGAAATGGAGGAAACACAAGACAAGATCCGAAACATCCGAGAAACGGCGAATAGTCACCTTGCAATTGTGCaaaacctcaacaccaagcgtGAGCAGCTTGAGTACAGAGAAGAGGCTGTCAAAGAATTGAAGGCCACTATCGATGAACTGCCCGATGAGGACGGAAAGCTCGAGGGTGACCTAGCACATTATGAAGACCGTATGCAGCATCTTCAGGATGAGGCCGACCAGAACAAGGCACAGTATAATGATTTGCAGACCGAGTTAGGAAAATCACGAAAGGAGCTTTCTGCCAAGCTTTCCGAACAGGGCAAACACCAATCGGACAAAGACAAGTACGAGCGTCAATTGAAGATACGCATGGAAACCATTCAGGAGGCCGCACAGTCTTATGGCTTCTCGGGCTTTGAAGGCGATCTTTCAGATCACCATGTGAAATCCTTCAATGACAAACTTCAAAAGCTTCTGAGCGAGAAAAAACGGGACCTGGAGCGTTTGCAGAAGGAAAACTCCACTGAGCTTGACCGGGCCACTGGCGTCATCACTGAGCTTGAAGGCCGTAAAGCTGCTCGCACACAAGACCGCGTATCCGCGAAACAACGAATGGGCGCTATTGAAAAACGCACTTCGGTGCTCCAGAACGAGTCAAGTCAGATAGACGTGGACGAGGGTGCCAAGGCTGTGCTTGATGGGCAGATGCAAGATCTGGAAAGCAGATTTCAGACAGCCCAAAAGATCTTCGAGAACGCTGATTGGGACCGCCAAATCTCTGACGAGAACGATAAGCTACATCAGCTCGAGAATGAGAACGATAAGCTAGGCCGGGAGCTTGTAGAATGTACTCGTCTAGCGTCTGAGCGAGCCCAACTTGATTACAGGAAGAAGGAACTTGCTGACCGCAAGCGCAAGCTTGATACCTTGACAAGCACCTGGAAGCCGAAGCTCGACAAAGTTATTGGCAGTGACTGGCGGCCAGAAACACTCGATTCCGAGTTCCAGGCATTGACTAAGGACCAAAGCAAGGTTGTCAGTGAGGCCCAGAAGCGTCGTGAACAAATCCGCCAAAAGCAGCAGAAAGTGGAATTCAAATTGAGGACTTCTAAGGAGTCCCATGAGAAGAAATCCAGGGAGGCGGCTACTTGCCAACAGCAGGTTGTCaatgctcttcttgctgttCGCGACAATGCTACCGTTGAGGATTACAAAGAAGAGATCGACGCCACTGAGTCACAGGTGGAGGAGCTCAGGAATGAGTTGAGCCTCTTCGACGCTCTCGTGGACTATTACACAAAATGCAAGCGCTTGCTTGATACCAAACGCAAATGCCAACTCTGTGATCGCCACTTTGATGACAACCAAGCTGCAAGTATGGAGCGCTTGAGCAAGAGGATCGACAAGCACCTTGACCCAAGAGGCAAACTTGATACAGAGAAAGACCTCAAAGACACCGCCGCAAGCTTAGAAAAGCTACGATCCGTCAGGGGATCTTATGATACGTATGAGCGGTTGACTGCCGAACTGCCTAGTCTTCGGGAAGAGTGCAAGGTTGCCGAAGCAGAGTTTGATGCCCTTGAGAGACAAGtagaagaacaaggatcCGTCTTGTcggctgaggaagagaagctgaAAGACCTGGAAGATATGTCAAAGACGGTCCTCAGCATTGCACAAACTGTCAAGGATATTGCAGAGTCCGAGAACCAGGTTGACCGTATCATGTCTCAGCAAATGTCTGGTGGGATTACTCGAAGCCCCGACGAGATTCATGAGCTTCAAGCTGGCCTGTCGGACCAGATGAGGAACCTGAAAAATCGCATCGCGAAGTTGACTGCGGATCGCCAGCGCACAAAAGACCAGCTCAActctcttgagcttgaaaaGAGCGAGTTAAGAAACAAAATTAGCCGAGCAGTGGGTCAATTAGACAAAAAGCAAGACCTCCAGAATCAGATCCAGGCACTGAAAGAAGAGGCTTCGCATCAACGAGACGTCATTCAACGAGCTGATGAGGAGTTGGAGACTATTGAGCCCAGCATTACTGAAGCAAGGTCTGCCCGTGATGAAGTCCTAAGACGCGGCCGGGCTAAGGAGCAAGTCATTGCTGACGCCCGTGATGCCGTAGCTAACTCTGTCAACGAGATGAAAATGATGGATGCCGATATTCAAGATTATATCGACCATGGCGGACCGTCTAATCTTGCATCTAATGAACGATCCATTGCCACACTTGAGAAGACAATTGCGAGTACTGAAAAGGAGGTCACAGACCTTACTGTTCGTAcgaacaagctcaagcaggACATTGACAATGGAGACCGTAAGAAGAAAAACATCAAAGACAACCTGAACTACCGCAAGAATCTTCGCACGATCGACGTTATCCGTCAAGAGATCGCTGAGTTGGAAGACCGCAATGCAGATGAGGATTACGAGCGCCTCCAGGCTGAAGCTCGCATGCAAGAGAACCACTACAATCGCCTTCTTGCTGAGCGAGGCTCCGTTATGGGATCTATGAAAaccaaagatgaagaacttGGGAGGCTCCTGCAAGAGTGGGAAATGGACTATAAGGACGCCAAGAGAAAGTATCGCGAGTCGCACATTCGCGTGGAAACGACCAAGGCTGCTATTGAAGATTTGGCGCAGTGTAGCTCGGCCGTGGACAAAGCTGTGATGCAATTTCACTCCATGAAGATGGCCGAAGTGAATCGCATTGCTGGTGAATTGTGGCAGAGCACCTACCAAGGAACAGACATTGATACTATTCTCATCCGCTCAGACAATGAGTCAAACACAGGCAAGCGCAGCTACAACTACCGACTCTGCATGGTGAAGCAGGACACTGAGATGGACATGCGTGGCAGATGTTCCGCTGGACAAAAGGTTCTCGCGTCTATCATCATTCGCCTAGCTCTGGCAGAGTCTTTTGGCGTCAACTGTGGCCTGATCGCACTCGATGAGCCCACCACGAACTTGGATCGTGACAATATCAAGAGTCTGGCGGAGAGTCTCCATATGATCATCAAGGCCCGGCAGGCGCAGAGCAATTTCCAGCTTATTGTGATTACTCATGACGAGGACTTTTTGCGACATATGAGGTGTAGCGATTTCTGTGACAGTTTCTTCAGAGTCAAGCGAGATGAACGACAAAACAGTGTCATCTCGAGGGAAAGCATCACAAAGATCTTCTAA